In a genomic window of Helianthus annuus cultivar XRQ/B chromosome 10, HanXRQr2.0-SUNRISE, whole genome shotgun sequence:
- the LOC110881763 gene encoding high mobility group nucleosome-binding domain-containing protein 5-like: MDYDIFVDQNDKRIKDLENDVKIMIAVIESLVLKNERLRKITRDLEEDKKLKDKKMEMLYKVLERRLGINIEVEFNKIEIEEAEARNAERVRKAASEPEVVIIDKGKNPIDVIPEVRPELEKEPEPIDITKFILVPSTKEPEEEEEKEDDEEIDDKGPDHDDDDKGDDDNNTQGRTGLIVYEPKSSESDAQNKYMNDAENQKNLYNTPDIK; encoded by the coding sequence ATGGATTATGATATATTTGTAGATCAGAATGATAAAAGGATAAAAGATCTGGAGAATGATGTAAAGATTATGATTGCGGTGATAGAAAGTCTTGTGTTAAAAAATGAAAGACTTCGGAAAATAACGAGGGATTTGGAAGAGGATAAGAAGTTGAAAGACAAGAAGATGGAAATGCTTTACAAGGTGTTAGAGAGGAGATTGGGAATAAATATTGAAGTTGAGTTCAATAAGATCGAGATTGAAGAAGCTGAGGCTAGAAATGCTGAAAGAGTCAGAAAAGCTGCATCAGAACCAGAGGTGGTTATTATTGATAAGGGCAAAAATCCTATTGATGTTATTCCTGAAGTACGCCCTGAGCTTGAGAAAGAGCCTGAACCAATAGACATTACAAAGTTCATCCTTGTACCTAGTACTAAAGAAccagaagaggaagaagagaaagaggatgatgaagagatAGACGACAAAGGTCCTGATCATGATGATGACGATAAGGGTGATGATGATAATAATACTCAAGGTAGAACTGGGTTGATAGTGTATGAGCCGAAATCTTCAGAATCAGATGCACAAAACAAATATATGAATGATGCTGAAAATCAGAAGAActtgtataataccccagatatcaaatag